From one Nocardioides yefusunii genomic stretch:
- a CDS encoding aspartate kinase produces the protein MGIVVQKYGGSSVADAAGIKRVAQRIVNTKKAGNDVVVVVSAMGDTTDELRDLAEQVSPLPPPRELDMLLTAGERISMALVAMAIEQLGYKAQSFTGSQAGVITTAEHGKAKILGIKPGRIEHAIEEGAIAIVAGFQGVSQQTKDVTTLGRGASDTTAVALAAALGADFCEIYSDVDGVFTADPRIVPSARKLDKVSYEEMLEMAASGAKILHLRCVEYARRYNMPVHVRSSFSTKEGTWILPASSTENEGTMEQAIISGVAHDSSQAKITVVGVPDKIGEAARIFESLAETGVNIDMVVQNVSAAATGRTDISFTLPKEDGQVAMSALAKLESAIGYERLLFADTIGKVSVIGAGMRSFPGITAKFFAALAGSGINIDMISTSEIRISVIVSDADLVNAVQAAHTAFGLDADEVEAVVYGGTGR, from the coding sequence GTGGGCATTGTCGTGCAGAAGTACGGAGGCTCCTCCGTCGCCGACGCAGCCGGGATCAAGCGGGTCGCCCAGCGGATCGTCAACACCAAGAAGGCAGGCAACGACGTCGTCGTCGTCGTCTCTGCCATGGGTGACACCACGGACGAACTGCGCGACCTCGCCGAACAGGTCAGCCCGCTCCCGCCGCCGCGTGAGCTCGACATGCTGCTCACCGCGGGTGAGCGCATCTCGATGGCCCTCGTGGCCATGGCGATCGAGCAGCTCGGTTACAAGGCTCAGTCCTTCACCGGCTCGCAGGCGGGCGTCATCACGACCGCCGAGCACGGCAAGGCGAAGATCCTCGGCATCAAGCCGGGTCGCATCGAGCACGCCATCGAAGAGGGCGCGATCGCGATCGTCGCCGGCTTCCAGGGTGTCTCCCAGCAGACCAAGGACGTCACGACGCTCGGTCGCGGTGCCTCCGACACCACCGCAGTCGCTCTGGCCGCCGCTCTCGGCGCCGACTTCTGCGAGATCTACTCCGACGTCGACGGTGTCTTCACCGCCGACCCGCGCATCGTCCCGTCCGCGCGCAAGCTCGACAAGGTCTCCTACGAGGAGATGCTCGAGATGGCTGCGTCCGGCGCGAAGATCCTGCACCTGCGCTGCGTCGAGTACGCCCGCCGGTACAACATGCCCGTCCACGTGCGCTCGTCCTTCTCCACGAAGGAAGGCACCTGGATTCTGCCCGCTTCCTCCACCGAGAACGAGGGAACCATGGAACAGGCCATCATCTCCGGCGTCGCCCACGACAGCTCGCAGGCCAAGATCACCGTCGTCGGCGTCCCCGACAAGATCGGTGAGGCCGCGCGCATCTTCGAGTCCCTCGCCGAGACCGGCGTGAACATCGACATGGTCGTGCAGAACGTCTCCGCCGCCGCCACCGGCCGCACCGACATCTCCTTCACCCTCCCCAAGGAGGACGGTCAGGTCGCGATGAGCGCGCTGGCCAAGCTGGAGTCGGCCATCGGCTACGAGCGTCTGCTCTTCGCCGACACCATCGGCAAGGTCTCCGTCATCGGTGCCGGCATGCGTTCCTTCCCCGGCATCACTGCGAAGTTCTTCGCTGCGCTGGCTGGTTCGGGCATCAACATCGACATGATCTCCACCTCCGAGATCCGCATCTCCGTCATCGTTTCCGACGCTGACCTCGTGAACGCCGTCCAGGCTGCGCACACCGCGTTCGGTCTCGACGCGGACGAGGTCGAGGCCGTGGTCTACGGCGGTACCGGCCGATGA
- a CDS encoding aspartate-semialdehyde dehydrogenase, whose product MTAIGIVGATGQVGVAMRQILEQRNFPATQVRFFASARSAGKVLEFQGKEVVVEDVATADPTGLDIALFSAGATTSRAQAQRFVDAGVIVVDNSSAFRKIDEIPLVVSEVNPHAFAGVVEAGRGIIANPNCTTMAAMPVLKVLHEAAGLERLIVSTYQAVSGSGVAGVEALASGVESIEDPRPLAYDGRAVEFGEPAPYVETIAYNVLPFAGNLVEDGLNETDEEQKLRNESRKILEIPNLKVSGLCVRVPVFSGHSLAINAEFSKGITPDEARELLKDAPGVALEEIPTPRKAAGQDPSYVGRIRQDEGVEDNRGLALFISNDNLRKGAALNTVQIAEQLVAAQA is encoded by the coding sequence ATGACCGCGATCGGAATCGTCGGCGCCACCGGTCAGGTCGGCGTCGCCATGCGACAGATCCTGGAGCAGCGGAACTTCCCCGCCACCCAGGTGCGTTTCTTCGCCTCGGCCCGCTCGGCCGGCAAGGTGCTCGAGTTCCAGGGCAAGGAGGTCGTCGTCGAGGACGTGGCCACCGCTGACCCGACCGGTCTCGACATCGCTCTGTTCTCCGCCGGTGCCACCACCTCGCGTGCCCAGGCCCAGCGCTTCGTCGACGCCGGCGTCATCGTCGTCGACAACTCCTCGGCCTTCCGCAAGATCGACGAGATCCCGCTGGTGGTCTCCGAGGTCAACCCGCACGCCTTCGCCGGCGTCGTCGAGGCTGGTCGCGGCATCATCGCGAACCCCAACTGCACCACCATGGCCGCGATGCCGGTCCTGAAGGTGCTGCACGAGGCCGCCGGTCTCGAGCGTCTCATCGTCTCCACCTACCAGGCCGTCTCCGGCTCCGGTGTGGCTGGCGTCGAGGCCCTCGCCTCCGGTGTCGAGTCGATCGAGGACCCGCGTCCGCTGGCCTACGACGGCCGCGCGGTCGAGTTCGGTGAGCCCGCTCCGTACGTCGAGACCATCGCGTACAACGTGCTCCCGTTCGCCGGAAACCTCGTCGAGGACGGCCTCAACGAGACCGACGAGGAGCAGAAGCTCCGCAACGAGTCCCGCAAGATCCTCGAGATCCCGAACCTCAAGGTCTCCGGTCTCTGCGTGCGCGTCCCCGTCTTCTCGGGTCACTCGCTCGCGATCAACGCCGAGTTCTCCAAGGGCATCACGCCCGACGAGGCCCGCGAGCTCCTCAAGGACGCCCCGGGCGTCGCGCTCGAGGAGATCCCGACCCCGCGCAAGGCTGCCGGCCAGGACCCGTCCTACGTCGGTCGCATCCGTCAGGACGAGGGCGTCGAGGACAACCGCGGTCTCGCGCTGTTCATCAGCAACGACAACCTGCGCAAGGGCGCTGCACTCAACACCGTGCAGATCGCCGAGCAGCTCGTGGCCGCCCAGGCCTGA
- a CDS encoding YbaB/EbfC family nucleoid-associated protein: MSQNPFEALGGAGGFDMNALLAQAQEMQAQLTDAHEKLQAARFTGAAGGQVTVEIAGSGELTGVTIAPGAFDGTSADDLEVLGDLVVAAYRDAKAKADVEAQASLGPMAGGIPGLG; encoded by the coding sequence ATGTCCCAGAACCCGTTCGAGGCACTCGGCGGCGCAGGCGGCTTCGACATGAACGCCCTGCTGGCCCAGGCCCAGGAGATGCAGGCACAGCTCACCGACGCGCACGAGAAGCTGCAGGCTGCTCGGTTCACCGGTGCCGCTGGCGGTCAGGTGACCGTCGAGATCGCAGGTTCCGGTGAGCTCACCGGCGTCACCATCGCCCCCGGTGCGTTCGACGGCACCTCGGCCGACGACCTCGAGGTCCTCGGCGACCTCGTCGTCGCCGCCTACCGCGACGCGAAGGCCAAGGCCGACGTCGAGGCCCAGGCCTCCCTCGGCCCGATGGCCGGCGGCATCCCCGGACTGGGCTGA
- a CDS encoding metallophosphoesterase: MSLQRIAARTVAAGVLTGASALAYGLWEARQYTLRHVEIPALPPGHAPLKVLHLSDIHMTPGQSKKQAWLRSLTALEPDLVIDTGDNLAHRDAVRPTLDALGDLLDVPGAYVLGSNDYYDPGMRNPFAYLGKDHGRRHIDRPFLDWEGLKHGFDSRGWLDLTNTFGELTIKGTRISFAGVDDPHIGLDDLVAVQGPADPSADLRLGVVHAPYLRVLDQFAADGYDAVIAGHTHGGQVCLPTLDGRGRALTTNCDLDPERVKGLHRHPADSSPGDPGSAWMHVSAGLGANPFVRVRVACRPEATLLTFVARP; the protein is encoded by the coding sequence GTGTCGTTGCAACGCATTGCTGCCCGAACCGTCGCCGCCGGGGTCCTGACGGGCGCCTCCGCGCTGGCCTACGGACTCTGGGAGGCGCGCCAGTACACGCTGCGCCACGTCGAGATCCCCGCGCTGCCACCCGGCCACGCGCCGTTGAAGGTGCTGCACCTCTCCGACATCCACATGACGCCCGGGCAGTCGAAGAAGCAGGCCTGGCTGCGGTCCCTGACCGCGCTGGAACCGGACCTCGTCATCGACACCGGCGACAACCTCGCCCACCGTGACGCCGTGCGTCCCACACTGGACGCGCTGGGGGACCTGCTCGACGTCCCGGGCGCCTACGTCCTGGGCTCCAACGACTACTACGACCCGGGCATGCGCAACCCGTTCGCCTACCTGGGCAAGGACCACGGCCGTCGCCACATCGACCGCCCGTTCCTGGACTGGGAGGGCCTCAAACACGGCTTCGACTCCCGCGGCTGGCTCGACCTCACCAACACGTTCGGCGAACTGACGATCAAGGGCACCCGGATCTCGTTCGCGGGCGTCGACGACCCCCACATCGGGCTCGACGACCTCGTCGCCGTCCAAGGGCCCGCGGACCCGTCCGCCGACCTGCGCCTCGGCGTCGTGCACGCGCCGTACCTGCGGGTGCTGGACCAGTTCGCCGCCGACGGCTACGACGCCGTGATCGCGGGCCACACCCACGGCGGCCAGGTGTGCCTACCGACGCTCGACGGCCGCGGCCGTGCCCTGACCACCAACTGCGACCTCGACCCCGAACGGGTCAAGGGGCTGCACCGCCACCCTGCCGACTCCTCCCCCGGCGATCCCGGCTCGGCGTGGATGCACGTCTCAGCGGGTCTGGGTGCGAACCCGTTCGTCCGGGTCCGGGTGGCCTGCCGTCCCGAAGCGACGCTACTGACCTTCGTCGCACGTCCCTGA
- the recR gene encoding recombination mediator RecR translates to MYEGVVQDLIDELGRLPGVGPKSAQRIAFHILQAEPEEVQRLADVLTVVKQKVKFCTICFNVSEDAQCRICRDPRRDPSVLCVVEEYKDVVAIERTREFKGRYHVLGGAISPIDGVGPEQLHVRELMMRLADGSVTEVILATDPNLEGEATATYLTRMLSPLGLRVTRLASGLPVGGDLEYADEVTLGRAFAGRRSADGSEG, encoded by the coding sequence TTGTACGAAGGTGTCGTCCAGGACCTGATCGACGAACTCGGTCGGCTCCCCGGCGTCGGGCCCAAGAGCGCCCAGCGCATCGCTTTCCACATCCTCCAGGCCGAACCGGAGGAGGTGCAGCGCCTCGCCGACGTCCTCACGGTCGTGAAGCAGAAGGTGAAGTTCTGCACGATCTGCTTCAACGTCTCCGAGGACGCCCAGTGCCGCATCTGCCGTGACCCGCGTCGCGACCCGAGCGTGCTGTGCGTCGTCGAGGAGTACAAGGACGTCGTCGCGATCGAACGCACCCGTGAGTTCAAGGGCCGCTACCACGTGCTCGGCGGAGCGATCTCCCCGATTGACGGCGTGGGTCCCGAGCAGCTGCACGTGCGGGAACTGATGATGCGTCTGGCCGACGGCTCGGTCACCGAGGTCATCCTGGCCACCGACCCCAACCTCGAGGGCGAGGCCACCGCGACCTACCTGACCCGGATGCTCTCGCCGCTGGGCCTGCGGGTCACGCGTCTGGCCTCCGGTCTCCCGGTGGGTGGCGACCTGGAGTACGCCGACGAGGTGACGCTCGGTCGCGCGTTCGCCGGACGTCGCTCTGCTGACGGCAGCGAGGGCTGA
- a CDS encoding DNA polymerase III subunit gamma and tau, translating into MDSPLALYRRYRPETFSQVIGQDHVTDPLRNALANDRVNHAYLFSGPRGCGKTTSARILARTLNCAQAPTAEPCGVCDSCVDLATGGRGSIDVIEIDAASHGGVDDARDLREKAYFAPVRDRYKIYIIDEAHMVTNQGFNALLKLVEEPPPHLRFIFATTEPEKVIPTIRSRTHHYPFRLIPPRMLSDYVAELCGREGVAIEPAAVPLVVRAGAGSARDTLSVLDQLIGGSGPDGVTHALAVALLGFTPDALLDEIVDAFAASDGNAVFRVVDKVIESGQDPRRFAEDLLRRLRDLVVVAAVPDAPFTGLIDCPQDQGERLVAQASGFGKADLSRAADLLASGLMDMKGAVSPRLLLELICARVLLPAADHSSDGVQARLDRVEKRQAMGGGMPMASAPAVAPAPSPVAPAPVAPAPVAPAPVAATPAPAVQAPVQQAPAPVAQAPVAPVAQAPVQQAPAPVQQAPSPAAEPEGWGRPRAAAPAPAAVQAQEAAASAPRASLTLGDVRRLWPAVVDATKSRRRLAWMLLTANAQVSSVDGNTVTVGFNNAGARESFVKGGNDEILRQCAIDVAGVEWKIECVVDNGATPPGSAAASHTVVQQAVTPVVQQQAPAPVQQAPAPVQQAPVQQQAPQAAPQAAPQAAPQAAAPAPAQAHAPDWAPPFNDVPPPDWDAAPPPEDPYDSGPPSGYGQPTAAAPQQAPQQAQPGGRGALERAREAIQQTRTGDMPAQAEDDSALADAAVSLDDVKVDESGMDSTELLKRTLGARVIDEIPHS; encoded by the coding sequence GTGGACTCACCCCTCGCTCTCTACCGGCGCTATCGCCCGGAGACGTTCTCCCAGGTCATCGGCCAGGACCACGTCACCGACCCGCTGCGCAACGCCTTGGCGAACGACCGGGTCAACCATGCCTACTTGTTCTCCGGCCCGCGCGGCTGTGGCAAGACGACGTCGGCACGCATCCTTGCCCGCACGCTGAACTGCGCCCAGGCCCCGACGGCAGAGCCGTGCGGTGTCTGCGACTCCTGCGTCGACCTCGCGACCGGCGGCCGCGGATCGATCGACGTCATCGAGATCGACGCCGCCTCGCACGGTGGTGTGGACGACGCCCGTGACCTGCGCGAGAAGGCGTACTTCGCGCCCGTCCGGGACCGCTACAAGATCTACATCATCGACGAAGCGCACATGGTGACCAACCAGGGCTTCAACGCGCTGCTGAAGCTGGTCGAGGAGCCCCCGCCGCACCTCCGCTTCATCTTTGCGACCACCGAGCCGGAGAAGGTCATCCCGACCATCCGCTCGCGCACCCACCACTACCCGTTCCGGCTGATCCCGCCCCGGATGCTCTCGGACTACGTCGCCGAGCTCTGCGGCCGTGAAGGCGTCGCGATCGAGCCTGCTGCCGTGCCGCTCGTCGTGCGTGCCGGTGCTGGTTCGGCCCGAGACACCCTGTCGGTGCTCGACCAGCTGATCGGCGGCTCCGGCCCTGACGGCGTCACCCATGCACTGGCCGTCGCGCTCCTGGGCTTCACGCCTGACGCCCTGCTCGACGAGATCGTCGACGCGTTCGCCGCCTCCGACGGCAACGCGGTCTTCCGCGTCGTCGACAAGGTCATCGAGTCCGGTCAGGACCCGCGCCGTTTCGCCGAGGACCTGCTCCGCCGCCTCCGCGACCTCGTCGTCGTGGCCGCTGTGCCAGACGCTCCGTTCACCGGACTGATCGACTGCCCCCAGGACCAGGGCGAGCGCCTCGTCGCGCAGGCATCCGGCTTCGGCAAGGCCGACCTGTCGCGGGCAGCTGATCTGCTCGCGTCGGGTCTGATGGACATGAAGGGTGCGGTCTCGCCGCGCCTGCTCCTCGAACTCATCTGCGCTCGGGTGCTGCTGCCGGCCGCCGACCACAGCTCCGACGGCGTCCAGGCCCGCCTCGACCGTGTCGAGAAGCGTCAGGCGATGGGCGGTGGGATGCCGATGGCATCCGCGCCCGCTGTTGCCCCTGCCCCTTCTCCGGTCGCCCCTGCCCCGGTCGCCCCTGCCCCGGTCGCCCCTGCACCGGTTGCTGCGACGCCGGCACCGGCCGTCCAGGCTCCCGTCCAGCAGGCTCCTGCTCCGGTCGCTCAGGCGCCCGTTGCTCCCGTGGCCCAGGCGCCGGTCCAGCAGGCACCCGCGCCGGTTCAGCAGGCTCCCAGCCCGGCTGCCGAGCCCGAGGGGTGGGGACGTCCGCGGGCCGCAGCCCCGGCGCCCGCCGCTGTTCAGGCGCAGGAAGCCGCCGCGTCGGCACCGAGGGCCTCGCTCACGCTGGGTGACGTGCGACGTCTGTGGCCCGCCGTCGTCGACGCCACGAAGTCGCGTCGTCGTCTGGCCTGGATGCTGCTGACCGCCAACGCGCAGGTCAGCAGCGTCGACGGCAACACCGTCACGGTCGGGTTCAACAACGCCGGTGCGCGTGAGTCCTTCGTGAAGGGCGGCAACGACGAGATCCTGCGCCAGTGCGCGATCGACGTCGCCGGTGTGGAGTGGAAGATCGAGTGCGTCGTCGACAACGGCGCCACGCCGCCGGGTTCTGCGGCAGCGAGCCACACCGTCGTGCAGCAGGCTGTGACGCCCGTCGTCCAGCAGCAAGCTCCCGCTCCGGTGCAGCAGGCTCCCGCCCCGGTGCAGCAGGCTCCGGTCCAGCAGCAGGCACCTCAGGCAGCACCTCAGGCAGCACCTCAGGCGGCACCCCAGGCGGCAGCGCCGGCGCCCGCCCAGGCGCACGCACCGGACTGGGCCCCGCCGTTCAACGACGTCCCGCCGCCGGACTGGGACGCCGCGCCCCCGCCGGAGGACCCCTACGACTCCGGTCCGCCGTCCGGCTACGGCCAGCCCACGGCTGCCGCTCCCCAGCAGGCCCCCCAGCAGGCACAGCCGGGCGGTCGCGGTGCGCTCGAACGTGCCCGTGAGGCGATCCAACAGACTCGCACCGGCGACATGCCGGCGCAGGCCGAGGACGACAGTGCCCTCGCCGACGCCGCGGTCAGCCTCGACGATGTGAAGGTCGACGAGTCCGGCATGGACTCCACCGAGCTGCTCAAGCGCACGCTCGGCGCCCGCGTGATCGACGAGATCCCGCACTCCTGA